From a single Sphingobium lignivorans genomic region:
- a CDS encoding cation diffusion facilitator family transporter, producing the protein MHGHSSQDHDHGHPDDGHAHDAHHHHHAPASFGRAFAIGIVLNTAFVVIEAVYGFLSGSMALVADAGHNLSDVLGLVIAWGATVLSARSPSSRFTYGFKSSSILAALLNAVLLMIAVGAIALESIQRFINPAPINSGTVVIVAGIGIVINGFTALLFMRGGRDDINIHGAFLHMAADALVSLGVVVAGVLIGLTGLLWIDPLTSLVIVLVITIGTWGLLRDSVKMSLLAVPDRVDHEAVEAWLRAQPGVTKVHHIHIWPLGTTDTAMTAHLQMPAGHPGDAFLQRLDAEMSRRFRIGHSTFQIEIDAAEGRVPGCPA; encoded by the coding sequence ATGCACGGACATAGCAGCCAAGACCATGATCACGGTCATCCGGATGACGGGCACGCGCACGATGCCCATCACCATCATCACGCACCCGCATCCTTCGGCCGGGCCTTCGCGATCGGCATCGTGCTCAACACCGCTTTCGTGGTCATCGAAGCGGTTTATGGCTTTCTCTCCGGTTCGATGGCGCTGGTCGCCGATGCCGGGCACAATCTCTCGGACGTTCTCGGCCTCGTCATAGCCTGGGGCGCGACCGTGCTCTCGGCCCGATCGCCCTCCAGCCGCTTCACTTATGGATTCAAGAGCTCGTCCATCCTCGCCGCGCTGCTGAACGCAGTGCTGCTGATGATCGCCGTGGGGGCGATTGCGCTGGAAAGCATCCAGCGCTTCATCAATCCAGCGCCGATCAACAGCGGCACGGTCGTCATCGTGGCAGGCATCGGCATCGTCATCAACGGCTTCACCGCATTGCTCTTCATGCGTGGCGGCAGGGATGACATCAATATCCACGGCGCCTTCTTGCATATGGCGGCAGATGCGCTGGTCTCGCTGGGCGTGGTGGTCGCCGGTGTGCTGATCGGCCTCACCGGCCTGCTGTGGATCGACCCGCTGACCAGCCTCGTGATCGTGCTGGTCATCACCATCGGCACCTGGGGGCTGCTGCGGGATTCCGTGAAGATGAGCCTGCTCGCCGTGCCGGACCGGGTGGATCACGAAGCGGTCGAAGCCTGGCTGCGTGCCCAGCCCGGCGTGACGAAAGTCCATCACATCCACATCTGGCCGCTTGGTACCACGGACACTGCGATGACGGCGCATCTCCAGATGCCGGCCGGGCATCCGGGCGACGCCTTCCTGCAGCGGCTGGACGCGGAGATGAGCCGGCGTTTCCGCATCGGCCATTCGACGTTCCAAATCGAGATCGACGCTGCCGAGGGGCGCGTGCCCGGCTGCCCGGCCTGA
- a CDS encoding peptidylprolyl isomerase, translated as MNFFRRILKSKFGGVFAAVFLGLIALAFVSGDLTSGGMNLFGPSSAEVAKIGGRTITVNDVQTRTQMVFERMRNENPALTMDQFLAEGGLRNVASEMIAMQSLIAYGEKHGMQISKALIDAEIASNPAFVDATGNFSETVFRQMLAQQGIAEKDLREDIIASIVQRQMLAPVSAGARTPASMVPPYAAMLIEERSGEMISIPSAAFAPSTPPGDAELQAYYRSNPGQFTVPEQRKLRYATVNLSRFEAQAAPTEEELAQAYKARSQEFQARQTRDVSQLILATENAARDAAAKAKAGTPLADVARGLGLAATRMDGQDEKALANQTTPEIAKAVYAAAKDAVIGPVRSPLGWAVVRVEDVRAVPGKTLDQARAELTAELRKSKEQQLFSAFLNDIDGKIGEGLSFAELAKAHNLTMVETPLVLKDGTALRDPAFKADATLAALLDQGFSMSADDDAQVVSVKPDEEAAILAVEDVVAEGPPPFNEVKSAVQVAWGLSKGAERARQLATQLAAELGKGADPAAVLAKLGLAQQAERQTLSVRRADINNREDGRIPPPLEALFTIKVGATRLLPLENNQGFSVVRLDKITPNDPSQVPQLLASTRAGLSNVLGGEYARQFMVAVQKELGVQRNESALAAVEKALRSANGGGE; from the coding sequence ATGAATTTCTTCCGGCGCATCCTCAAGTCCAAGTTCGGCGGGGTGTTCGCGGCCGTGTTTCTTGGCCTGATCGCGCTCGCCTTCGTCTCGGGGGACCTCACCTCGGGCGGCATGAACCTGTTCGGCCCCTCCTCCGCCGAGGTGGCGAAGATCGGCGGACGGACCATCACCGTCAACGACGTGCAGACCCGCACGCAGATGGTGTTCGAGCGGATGCGCAACGAAAACCCCGCCCTCACCATGGACCAGTTCCTCGCCGAAGGCGGACTGCGCAACGTGGCGAGCGAGATGATCGCGATGCAATCGCTCATCGCTTATGGCGAGAAGCACGGAATGCAGATCAGCAAGGCGCTGATCGACGCCGAGATCGCATCCAATCCCGCCTTCGTGGACGCGACCGGCAATTTCAGCGAGACCGTGTTCCGCCAGATGCTGGCCCAACAAGGCATTGCCGAGAAGGATCTGCGCGAGGACATCATCGCCAGCATCGTCCAGCGACAGATGCTGGCGCCGGTGAGTGCCGGCGCGCGGACGCCCGCCAGCATGGTCCCGCCTTATGCGGCGATGCTGATCGAGGAACGCAGCGGCGAGATGATCTCCATTCCCTCCGCGGCCTTCGCACCCTCGACGCCGCCGGGCGATGCCGAGCTGCAGGCTTATTACCGCAGCAATCCCGGCCAGTTCACGGTGCCCGAACAGCGCAAGCTGCGCTATGCGACAGTGAACCTCTCGCGTTTCGAGGCCCAGGCCGCCCCGACGGAGGAAGAGCTTGCGCAGGCCTACAAGGCACGGTCGCAGGAATTTCAGGCGCGGCAGACGCGCGACGTGAGCCAGCTCATTCTCGCCACCGAGAACGCGGCCCGCGACGCCGCCGCCAAGGCCAAGGCCGGAACCCCGCTCGCCGATGTGGCGCGCGGGCTCGGCCTCGCCGCCACGCGGATGGACGGGCAGGACGAGAAGGCGCTTGCCAACCAGACGACGCCGGAGATCGCCAAAGCCGTCTATGCTGCCGCGAAGGACGCCGTGATCGGCCCGGTGCGCTCACCGCTCGGTTGGGCGGTAGTGCGGGTGGAGGACGTGCGCGCCGTGCCGGGCAAGACGCTCGATCAGGCCCGCGCGGAGCTTACAGCCGAACTCCGCAAGTCCAAGGAACAGCAGCTTTTCAGCGCCTTCCTGAACGACATCGACGGCAAGATCGGCGAAGGCCTCAGCTTCGCCGAACTGGCCAAGGCGCACAACCTGACGATGGTCGAGACCCCGCTCGTCCTCAAGGACGGTACGGCGCTGCGCGATCCGGCCTTCAAGGCCGACGCGACGCTTGCCGCACTGCTCGACCAGGGCTTCTCCATGTCGGCCGACGATGATGCGCAGGTCGTCTCGGTAAAGCCCGATGAGGAAGCCGCCATTCTCGCGGTCGAGGACGTGGTAGCAGAGGGCCCGCCGCCGTTCAACGAAGTGAAGTCCGCCGTGCAGGTCGCATGGGGCCTTTCCAAGGGCGCGGAGCGCGCGCGCCAGCTCGCCACGCAGCTCGCTGCGGAACTGGGCAAGGGCGCCGACCCTGCCGCTGTGCTCGCCAAGCTCGGGCTCGCGCAGCAAGCGGAACGCCAGACACTCTCGGTCCGCCGGGCCGACATCAACAATCGTGAAGACGGCCGCATCCCGCCGCCACTCGAAGCCCTGTTCACCATCAAGGTCGGCGCAACGCGCTTGCTGCCGCTGGAGAACAACCAGGGCTTCTCGGTCGTGCGCCTGGACAAGATCACCCCCAACGATCCCTCACAGGTGCCGCAGCTGCTGGCTTCGACCCGCGCCGGGCTCAGCAATGTGCTGGGTGGCGAATATGCTCGCCAGTTCATGGTCGCCGTCCAGAAGGAGCTGGGCGTCCAGAGAAACGAATCCGCGCTGGCGGCAGTCGAGAAAGCCTTGCGCAGCGCGAATGGCGGCGGCGAATAG
- the tpiA gene encoding triose-phosphate isomerase, whose protein sequence is MTGRRKLIAGNWKMNGLKAQLGEVSAIGELAAGRPDIDVALFLPATLISAAAPLAGTVLVGGQDCHQEEAGAFTGCISAPMLLGAGAGGTLVGHSERRTYQHETNADVAAKAARASQHGLEVVLCVGETLDTREQGDEAAHGWVVDQLLASLPEGAGSGWLTIAYEPVWAIGTGKVATPAQIAAMHGALRDALVEALGADGQAMRILYGGSVSGDNAADILHLDNVDGALVGGASLSAAKFAPIIAAA, encoded by the coding sequence ATGACCGGCAGGCGCAAGCTGATCGCGGGAAACTGGAAGATGAACGGGCTGAAGGCGCAGCTCGGCGAGGTTTCGGCCATTGGGGAGCTGGCTGCAGGGCGTCCGGATATCGACGTGGCGCTGTTTCTGCCCGCGACGCTCATTTCTGCCGCCGCGCCGCTCGCCGGGACCGTCCTTGTCGGCGGGCAGGATTGCCATCAGGAAGAAGCGGGCGCGTTCACGGGATGCATCTCCGCGCCCATGCTGCTGGGTGCCGGCGCGGGCGGTACGCTCGTCGGCCACAGCGAACGGCGCACTTATCAGCATGAGACCAATGCGGATGTCGCCGCCAAGGCCGCGCGCGCCAGCCAGCACGGGCTCGAGGTGGTGCTGTGCGTGGGCGAGACGCTCGATACGCGCGAGCAGGGCGACGAGGCCGCCCATGGCTGGGTGGTCGATCAGCTGCTGGCATCCTTGCCGGAAGGCGCGGGTTCGGGCTGGCTGACCATCGCCTATGAGCCAGTCTGGGCGATCGGCACCGGCAAGGTCGCTACCCCGGCGCAGATAGCCGCCATGCATGGCGCGCTTCGTGACGCCCTGGTGGAAGCGCTGGGCGCGGACGGGCAGGCGATGCGCATTCTCTATGGCGGCTCGGTCTCGGGCGACAATGCGGCCGATATCCTTCATCTCGACAATGTCGACGGCGCGCTGGTCGGCGGCGCCAGCCTCTCAGCCGCGAAGTTCGCGCCGATCATCGCGGCAGCCTGA
- a CDS encoding anthranilate synthase component I family protein: MEAARAALSRGRPALLWQRVIADTETPVSAALKLIEPERGDFILESVEGGAVRGRFSLIGLAPDLVFRATGRTSEINRDWQTDREAFTPLGTDPLDALRALVAECRAEVDPELPPALACLVGYFAYETIGLVEKLPRPADNGLGTPDMLFVRPTVVLVFDRLADALTIVAPVWSAQADQIDRALAAAQDRIEQTAARLARPLPRAQAPDFDPADIAVEPVLGPGRYADMVRAAKDYIVAGDIFQVVLAQRFTTPFTLPPIDLYRALRRINPSPFLYHLDLPGFALTGSSPEILVRVRDGEVTIRPIAGTRPRGRAATEDAANRDSLLDDPKERAEHLMLLDLGRNDVGRVAAAGSVTVTDSYMVEFYSHVMHIVSNVVGRLAPGKDALDALFAGFPAGTVSGAPKVRACEIIAELEPETRGPYAGGVGYFSPDGNMDSCIVLRTALVKDGVLHAQAGAGIVADSEPAYEQRECEHKSGALFAAAREAVQIAREGRFGQ, translated from the coding sequence ATGGAGGCCGCGCGCGCGGCACTTTCCCGAGGGCGGCCGGCGCTGCTTTGGCAACGCGTCATCGCCGACACCGAGACCCCCGTCTCGGCGGCGCTCAAGCTCATCGAACCGGAACGCGGGGACTTCATCCTCGAATCCGTGGAGGGCGGCGCGGTGCGCGGGCGCTTCAGCCTCATCGGCCTGGCACCGGACCTTGTCTTCCGCGCCACGGGCCGCACGAGCGAGATCAACCGGGACTGGCAGACCGATCGGGAAGCCTTCACGCCGCTCGGCACCGATCCGCTCGATGCCCTGCGCGCGCTCGTCGCCGAATGCCGGGCCGAAGTCGACCCCGAGCTGCCGCCGGCGCTTGCCTGCCTCGTGGGCTATTTCGCCTATGAGACGATCGGCCTTGTGGAGAAGCTCCCGCGCCCTGCGGACAATGGCCTGGGCACGCCGGACATGCTGTTCGTGCGCCCTACGGTCGTGCTGGTCTTTGACCGTCTGGCCGATGCGTTGACCATCGTCGCACCGGTCTGGTCAGCGCAGGCAGACCAGATCGACCGCGCGCTGGCGGCGGCGCAGGACCGGATCGAGCAGACCGCCGCCCGGCTCGCCCGCCCCCTCCCACGCGCACAGGCGCCGGACTTCGACCCCGCAGACATCGCGGTGGAGCCAGTCCTCGGGCCCGGTCGTTATGCGGACATGGTGCGGGCGGCGAAGGATTATATCGTCGCGGGCGATATCTTCCAGGTCGTGCTGGCGCAGCGCTTTACCACACCCTTCACGCTGCCGCCGATCGATCTCTATCGCGCCCTGCGACGGATCAACCCGTCGCCCTTCCTCTACCATCTCGACTTGCCCGGCTTCGCGCTCACCGGATCCAGCCCGGAAATCCTCGTGCGGGTGCGCGACGGGGAAGTCACGATCCGGCCGATCGCGGGGACGCGTCCGCGCGGCCGCGCCGCGACGGAGGATGCCGCGAACCGCGATTCCCTGCTGGACGATCCCAAGGAACGGGCCGAGCATCTCATGCTGCTGGACCTCGGCCGCAATGACGTGGGCCGCGTGGCCGCCGCCGGCAGCGTGACGGTGACGGACAGCTACATGGTGGAGTTCTACAGCCATGTGATGCACATCGTCTCGAATGTCGTGGGCCGCCTCGCGCCGGGCAAGGATGCCCTGGACGCGCTGTTTGCCGGCTTCCCCGCAGGCACGGTATCCGGCGCGCCCAAGGTGCGGGCCTGCGAGATCATCGCCGAGCTGGAACCCGAGACGCGCGGCCCTTATGCGGGCGGCGTCGGCTATTTCTCGCCAGACGGGAACATGGATAGCTGCATCGTCCTGCGCACCGCGCTGGTGAAGGACGGCGTGCTCCATGCGCAGGCGGGCGCCGGCATCGTGGCGGACTCAGAGCCCGCCTACGAGCAGCGCGAATGCGAGCACAAGTCCGGCGCGCTGTTCGCGGCGGCGCGCGAGGCCGTCCAGATCGCACGCGAGGGCCGGTTCGGGCAGTAG
- a CDS encoding amidohydrolase family protein, which produces MGLLLALFAVSLQARETAFVRVNLVPMDRERVLRDQTIIVRDGYIAQIGNDIKVPADAQVIDGEGRLWVSPGLADMHVHSDTRDDLAVYLANGVTTIVNMGDARMAFVGRLSSAAARGDIAGPRVFSAFVIDGSPAFGHFTVTTPKEARTAVMLAKTNGYRFIKVYNNLEADVFAAAADEAASQGLALVGHGITKLGLEAQIEQGQAAVAHAEEFFYTFFSAPGSEQTDAPPPVARIADVIALLRRHGTAVGADLVTYGGIMRVIGHREVVAACLAAANASLVSPADRLAWRRSGYVAKTADLRARYAFLQQMLKAMADADVPLLAGTDAPTIPCVAAGFSLHENLAELEQAGLSRFQALSTATRIPGAFLATTIGATRNGVIESGARADLIVSAASPLDDLGTLRDPVGVMVEGRWHDRTALAAMLDNVRQAYSLAE; this is translated from the coding sequence ATGGGCCTCCTGCTGGCCCTCTTCGCTGTTTCGCTGCAGGCGCGGGAAACTGCGTTCGTGCGCGTCAACTTGGTCCCCATGGACCGCGAGCGCGTCTTGCGGGATCAGACCATCATCGTGCGTGACGGCTACATCGCGCAGATCGGCAACGACATCAAGGTTCCGGCCGACGCGCAGGTGATCGATGGCGAAGGGCGACTATGGGTCTCTCCGGGACTTGCCGACATGCATGTCCATTCAGACACGCGCGATGACCTTGCCGTTTATCTGGCAAATGGCGTCACGACCATCGTCAACATGGGAGACGCGCGCATGGCGTTCGTCGGCCGGCTTTCCTCCGCCGCGGCGCGAGGAGACATCGCCGGTCCCCGTGTGTTCAGTGCCTTCGTTATCGATGGCTCGCCTGCATTCGGGCATTTTACCGTCACAACGCCAAAGGAGGCGCGGACCGCGGTGATGCTGGCGAAGACGAATGGCTACCGCTTCATCAAGGTCTACAACAATCTCGAGGCCGATGTCTTTGCAGCCGCGGCTGATGAGGCAGCCAGCCAGGGCCTGGCGCTGGTCGGCCATGGGATCACCAAATTGGGCCTGGAAGCGCAGATCGAGCAAGGCCAGGCGGCCGTCGCGCATGCGGAAGAGTTTTTCTACACCTTCTTCTCGGCACCGGGGTCGGAGCAGACCGATGCACCGCCGCCGGTGGCCCGGATCGCAGATGTGATCGCGCTGCTGCGGCGCCACGGCACCGCAGTTGGCGCGGATCTGGTCACTTATGGCGGTATCATGCGGGTCATCGGGCACAGGGAGGTGGTCGCAGCCTGCCTTGCGGCGGCAAATGCGAGTCTCGTGTCGCCAGCGGACAGACTCGCATGGCGGCGCAGCGGATACGTCGCAAAGACGGCTGATCTGCGCGCCAGATATGCCTTCCTGCAGCAGATGCTGAAGGCGATGGCCGATGCTGATGTGCCCCTGCTCGCCGGCACCGATGCGCCGACTATCCCCTGCGTCGCGGCCGGCTTCTCGTTGCATGAGAACCTGGCCGAGCTGGAGCAGGCGGGGCTCAGCCGCTTTCAGGCGCTGTCGACGGCGACGCGCATCCCCGGCGCATTTCTTGCCACCACCATTGGCGCGACGCGGAACGGCGTAATCGAATCCGGCGCGCGCGCTGACCTGATTGTCAGCGCCGCCAGTCCGCTCGATGATCTGGGGACGTTACGCGATCCGGTGGGTGTGATGGTTGAGGGGCGCTGGCACGACCGTACCGCCCTGGCGGCGATGCTGGATAATGTTCGCCAAGCCTACAGCCTGGCCGAGTAA
- a CDS encoding DUF885 domain-containing protein, translating to MRRHWFIAAALVAASVSTGALAQGAADQQLKALYDAEWQWRVSENMARGEGPPNPHMPHVDAASQARRAAYWSDALKKLDAIPLDQLSPEERINAEVFREALEGFLTEYRFKEYEDAFGFWTWMAPNYGFGSVEGYKAYLSRLSEMPRYVDEQIANMRAGIKRGFTRSAIAVKGREKAVEPLASTDATANPLYQPFTMMPASIPADQIAPLQAQGKAAVAETSKAFAKLLTFLQTQYMPKARTETSAEALPDGKAYYAAKLRQYTTLDLTPDEIHEIGLKEVARIKADMDRTMKESGWTGDFAGFLHFLKTDPQFYAKTPYELLAKSSYVANKINGELKNTIGLLPRYRFTIRPTPDNIAPFATGGNGGLESCKMNTYNLPARPLYTIPPLTAHECAPGHSFQAALALEGPDRPEIRKNTYFSGYGEGWALYMEWLGTKWGIYETPYDEFGRQTYEMWRATRLVIDTGLHHKGWTRQQAYDYLRNHTALSDHEVTIETDRYITSPGQANAYKLGELLIRRKRAEAEKALGDRFDQRWFHDVILGLGAVPLPTLERVIDEWIAGGGKNPNPDLVAD from the coding sequence ATGCGCAGGCACTGGTTCATCGCGGCGGCACTGGTCGCTGCATCGGTATCCACGGGGGCGCTGGCCCAGGGCGCTGCCGACCAGCAGCTCAAGGCCCTCTACGACGCCGAGTGGCAGTGGCGAGTCAGCGAGAATATGGCGCGGGGCGAGGGTCCGCCCAATCCGCACATGCCGCATGTCGACGCCGCGTCGCAGGCGCGGCGCGCTGCTTACTGGAGCGATGCGCTCAAGAAGCTGGACGCCATCCCGCTCGACCAGCTCTCGCCGGAAGAACGCATCAATGCCGAAGTGTTCCGGGAAGCGTTGGAGGGCTTCCTGACCGAGTATCGCTTCAAGGAATATGAGGACGCATTCGGGTTCTGGACCTGGATGGCCCCCAATTATGGCTTCGGCTCGGTCGAGGGCTACAAAGCCTATCTGTCGCGCCTTTCCGAAATGCCGCGCTATGTGGACGAGCAGATCGCCAACATGCGCGCGGGAATCAAGCGTGGGTTCACGCGTTCGGCGATCGCCGTGAAGGGTCGCGAGAAGGCGGTGGAGCCGCTGGCGAGCACGGACGCCACAGCCAACCCCCTCTACCAGCCCTTCACCATGATGCCTGCCAGCATCCCCGCCGACCAGATCGCGCCGCTACAGGCGCAGGGCAAGGCCGCCGTCGCTGAGACATCGAAGGCGTTCGCGAAGCTGCTGACTTTCCTCCAGACCCAATATATGCCCAAGGCCCGCACCGAGACCTCCGCTGAGGCACTCCCGGACGGCAAGGCCTATTATGCCGCCAAGCTGCGGCAATATACCACGCTGGACCTGACGCCGGACGAAATCCACGAGATCGGCCTGAAGGAAGTCGCCCGCATCAAGGCGGACATGGACCGGACCATGAAGGAATCCGGCTGGACCGGCGATTTCGCCGGCTTCCTGCACTTCCTGAAAACCGACCCGCAATTCTATGCGAAGACGCCTTACGAGCTGCTCGCCAAGTCCTCTTATGTCGCCAACAAGATCAATGGCGAACTGAAGAACACGATCGGCCTGCTGCCGCGCTATCGCTTCACCATCCGGCCAACGCCAGACAATATCGCGCCCTTCGCGACCGGCGGCAATGGCGGCCTCGAAAGCTGCAAGATGAACACCTACAATCTGCCGGCACGGCCGCTCTATACCATCCCACCGCTCACCGCGCATGAATGCGCGCCGGGCCACAGCTTCCAGGCCGCCCTCGCTCTGGAAGGCCCGGACAGGCCGGAGATCCGCAAGAACACCTATTTCTCCGGCTATGGCGAAGGCTGGGCGCTCTACATGGAATGGCTGGGCACCAAATGGGGCATCTACGAGACGCCTTATGACGAATTCGGCCGCCAGACCTACGAGATGTGGCGCGCCACTCGCCTCGTGATCGACACCGGGCTGCACCACAAGGGCTGGACCCGCCAGCAGGCCTATGATTATCTCAGGAACCACACAGCCCTGTCCGACCATGAGGTCACGATCGAGACGGACCGCTACATCACCAGCCCGGGCCAGGCCAATGCCTACAAGCTGGGCGAACTCCTCATCCGCCGCAAGCGTGCCGAGGCGGAAAAAGCATTGGGCGACAGGTTCGACCAGCGGTGGTTCCATGACGTGATCCTTGGCCTGGGCGCGGTGCCCCTGCCCACGCTGGAGCGCGTGATCGACGAATGGATCGCGGGCGGCGGCAAGAACCCCAACCCCGATCTCGTCGCGGACTGA
- a CDS encoding anthranilate synthase component II yields the protein MILVIDNYDSFTWNLVHYLMELGAQVEVVRNDAMSAGQALSSGAQAFLLSPGPCTPNEAGISLDLVAACADAGKPLLGVCLGHQAIGQHFGGKVVRGGLMHGKTSPVRHDGTGLFAGIPSPFIATRYHSLIVEEIPEALIVNATSEDGSVMGFRHASLPIHSVQFHPESIATEHGHAMLANFMKVAGIKVTERA from the coding sequence ATGATCCTCGTCATCGACAATTATGACAGCTTCACCTGGAACCTGGTCCATTATCTGATGGAGCTGGGCGCACAGGTGGAAGTGGTGCGCAACGACGCCATGTCCGCCGGGCAGGCGCTGTCCAGCGGCGCGCAGGCCTTCCTGCTTTCGCCCGGGCCCTGCACGCCCAATGAAGCGGGGATCAGTCTGGATCTGGTCGCGGCATGCGCGGATGCCGGCAAGCCGCTGCTGGGCGTGTGCCTCGGGCACCAGGCGATCGGACAGCATTTCGGCGGCAAGGTGGTGCGTGGCGGACTGATGCACGGCAAGACATCGCCGGTGAGGCATGACGGCACCGGCCTGTTCGCGGGCATCCCCTCCCCCTTCATCGCGACGCGCTATCATTCGCTGATCGTGGAGGAGATTCCGGAAGCGCTGATCGTCAACGCCACCAGCGAGGACGGCTCCGTCATGGGTTTCCGCCACGCGAGCCTGCCTATCCACAGCGTCCAGTTCCACCCCGAGAGCATCGCCACGGAACATGGCCATGCCATGTTGGCCAACTTCATGAAGGTCGCGGGCATCAAGGTGACGGAGCGCGCCTGA
- a CDS encoding class I SAM-dependent methyltransferase produces MIQPGARTASADRGPNIEATARFGAQVDFGRTASDYGTFRAGFPEAFFDRLAGTGAFSGVATILDVGTGTGTLARGFARRGMRVTGLDPAPALLDEAARLDRETGVTVDYRQGTAESLPFPDAAFDMVTAGQCWHWFDRAQAAAETFRVLRPGGFMVIAHFDWLPLRGSVVEATEGLILEANPAWTMGGGTGIYPQWPGDLADAGFTDIETCSFDVTQPYSHDGWCGRIRASAGVRASLDPAATDRFEEGLRALLAADFSAEPLLVPHRVWWASGRKPG; encoded by the coding sequence ATGATCCAGCCCGGTGCGCGGACGGCGTCAGCGGATCGCGGTCCGAACATCGAGGCCACCGCCCGTTTCGGTGCGCAGGTGGATTTCGGACGCACGGCATCGGATTACGGCACTTTTCGGGCCGGCTTTCCCGAGGCGTTCTTCGACCGGCTGGCCGGTACCGGCGCATTTTCGGGTGTCGCAACGATACTCGATGTCGGCACGGGGACCGGTACGCTGGCGCGGGGCTTCGCGCGGCGCGGCATGCGTGTGACGGGGCTCGATCCGGCGCCGGCCCTGCTGGACGAAGCGGCGAGGCTTGACCGGGAAACTGGCGTCACTGTGGACTATCGGCAGGGGACGGCCGAGAGCCTGCCATTTCCTGATGCTGCCTTCGACATGGTGACTGCCGGCCAGTGCTGGCACTGGTTCGATCGCGCGCAGGCCGCCGCCGAGACCTTCCGCGTGCTGCGCCCCGGTGGCTTCATGGTCATTGCCCATTTCGACTGGCTGCCATTGCGCGGTTCCGTCGTGGAAGCGACCGAAGGACTGATCCTGGAGGCGAACCCGGCCTGGACCATGGGCGGTGGCACCGGCATCTATCCGCAATGGCCCGGCGATCTGGCCGATGCGGGCTTCACGGATATCGAGACATGCTCCTTCGATGTGACGCAGCCCTATAGTCATGATGGCTGGTGCGGGCGCATCCGGGCCAGCGCCGGCGTCCGCGCCAGTCTCGACCCGGCCGCGACGGATCGCTTCGAAGAGGGCCTGCGCGCTCTGCTCGCCGCTGATTTCAGCGCGGAGCCTCTGCTCGTGCCGCATCGTGTGTGGTGGGCGAGCGGTCGCAAGCCCGGCTGA
- a CDS encoding asparaginase domain-containing protein, with protein sequence MIKSRDPILVLTTGGTIDKLYFDALSEYRIGESILARVLDAARVTHPVEIVELLRKDSLDLDDADRALIVERVAAAPGRPVVITHGTDTMTQTAAALAPLAQDRAVVLVGALAPARFAESDAPFNLGMAFATAQIAPPGVYITMNGTVFRAAEVVKDRAQGAFVAMP encoded by the coding sequence ATGATCAAATCCCGCGATCCCATCCTCGTGCTCACCACCGGCGGCACCATCGACAAGCTCTATTTCGACGCGCTGAGCGAATACCGCATCGGCGAGTCGATCCTCGCGCGCGTGCTCGACGCTGCGCGGGTTACGCATCCGGTCGAGATCGTGGAACTGCTGCGCAAGGACAGTCTCGATCTCGACGATGCCGATCGCGCGCTTATCGTGGAGCGCGTCGCGGCGGCGCCCGGTCGGCCGGTCGTCATCACCCATGGCACCGATACGATGACGCAGACGGCCGCAGCGCTGGCCCCTCTGGCGCAGGACCGTGCTGTCGTCCTGGTTGGCGCGCTTGCGCCCGCCCGCTTTGCGGAGAGCGATGCGCCGTTCAATCTGGGCATGGCCTTCGCGACGGCGCAGATCGCGCCGCCGGGCGTCTACATCACCATGAACGGCACGGTATTTCGCGCGGCCGAGGTAGTGAAGGACCGGGCGCAGGGTGCATTCGTGGCGATGCCATGA